GGCAGAGCTGGGCTACGGGCTGATGCTCAGTGGTCGGGATGGCACCAAGCTGGAACAGCTGGCCGACGAGCTGCGCCAGCGAACCCAGGACAAATGCCAGGCCGACTACCATGCCGCTGATATCAGCGACGAGGCCGCGGTGAAGCCGCTGTTTTTACAGCTGCAGCAGCGCTTTGGTCGGCTCGATCTGCTGGTGAACGCCGCCGGCATCCTGCTTGAAGCCACCCTGGCCATGACCCGCAGCGCGGATTTGCAGCGGCTGTTTCAGGTCAACCTGTTCGCCAGCTACTACTGCTGCCAGTTCGCCGCCCGCCTGATGGCGCGGCAACGGCAAGGCTGCATCATCAACCTAGCCTCCAGCGTCGGTGAACAGGGCGCTGCAGGGCTATCGGCCTATGCCGCCAGCAAGGCGGCCATCAGCGGCCTGACGCTGAGCCTGGCCAAGGAGCTGGCGCCCCTGGGCATCCGCGTCAACGCCGTAGCGCCTGGCTTTATCGACACCGCCATGACCGCAGCCTATCAGGGCGAGCGTCGCGCCCAGGTGGTTGAACGCACCCTCAGCGGCCGCGCCGGTCGCGCCGAGGAGGTGGCCGGGCTGATTGCCTACCTGGCCTCCGCTGAAGCCGCCTACATCACCGGCCAGGTGCTGCGCATCGATGGCGGTCTGCAGCCGTGAAGCCCTTCTGGCAGCTGGAGCAGCACGGCGCATCGAGTGCCGTCGTGACGGACAGCGGTGCCTCCTGCAGCTACGCCGAGCTGGCCGCAGCGGCCGATGCCTGGGGCCAGCGCCTGGGGCCTCAGCGCCAGCTGATCTTTCTCCAATGCCGCAACAACCTCAGTAGCCTGGCTACCTACCTGGCCTGCCTGCGCCAGGGCCACTGCGTCCTGCTGCTGGCAGAGTCCCTCGACCCGGCACAGCTGCGCCAGCTGCAGCAGGCCTTCCAGCCCCATTGGCTGATCGAGGCCGATGGTACAGCCCAGCCGCTGAGCGCTCCGCCGCTGCAGGATGAGGGTGAAGCCGCCCTGCTGCTATCCACTTCCGGCAGCACCGGCAGCCCCAAGCAGGTGGCCCTGTCGCGGCAGAATCTGCAGGCCAATGCCGCGTCCATTCTTGACTA
This is a stretch of genomic DNA from gamma proteobacterium SS-5. It encodes these proteins:
- a CDS encoding SDR family oxidoreductase, which codes for MDAKTSAAESPPAIALITGASGGIGRATALRLAELGYGLMLSGRDGTKLEQLADELRQRTQDKCQADYHAADISDEAAVKPLFLQLQQRFGRLDLLVNAAGILLEATLAMTRSADLQRLFQVNLFASYYCCQFAARLMARQRQGCIINLASSVGEQGAAGLSAYAASKAAISGLTLSLAKELAPLGIRVNAVAPGFIDTAMTAAYQGERRAQVVERTLSGRAGRAEEVAGLIAYLASAEAAYITGQVLRIDGGLQP